The following are encoded in a window of Phaseolus vulgaris cultivar G19833 chromosome 3, P. vulgaris v2.0, whole genome shotgun sequence genomic DNA:
- the LOC137805788 gene encoding acidic endochitinase-like gives MTMKSAISVTFLCIVLLALANGSYAGQIVVYWGQNGNEGTLSEACATGNYDYVIIAFLPTFGKGQTPMINLAGHCDPLENECTGLSSDIKFCQAKGIKVLLSLRGDTGSYPIDASEVATYLWNNFLGGHSSSRPLGPAVLDGIDFDIEGGSNQHWGDLARLLKGYGMMVKQGKQVYITAAPQCPFPDAWIGNALTTGLFDYVWIQFYNNPPCQYTSGAIGNLENAWKQWITSIPANKIFLGLPASSQAAGTGFIPSADLISQVLPAIKNSAKYGGVMLWSRYYDVQSGYSSSIKSYV, from the coding sequence ATGACAATGAAATCAGCAATCTCAGTCACATTCTTGTGCATAGTCCTGTTAGCACTAGCAAATGGTTCCTATGCTGGACAAATTGTTGTCTACTGGGGCCAGAATGGCAACGAGGGCACACTGAGTGAGGCTTGTGCCACAGGGAACTATGATTATGTGATCATAGCCTTTTTGCCAACCTTTGGCAAGGGCCAAACTCCCATGATTAATCTTGCTGGTCACTGTGACCCTCTTGAAAATGAGTGCACTGGCCTAAGCTCAGACATCAAATTTTGTCAAGCAAAAGGCATCAAAGTCTTGCTCTCTTTGAGAGGAGACACTGGAAGCTACCCAATTGATGCAAGTGAAGTAGCCACATACCTTTGGAACAACTTCTTGGGGGGACACTCCTCATCTCGCCCTCTTGGCCCTGCTGTTCTTGATGGCATTGATTTTGACATTGAAGGTGGATCAAACCAACACTGGGGTGATCTTGCAAGGCTCCTTAAAGGGTATGGCATGATGGTGAAGCAAGGCAAGCAAGTGTACATAACTGCAGCTCCTCAGTGCCCTTTTCCTGATGCTTGGATAGGAAATGCTCTCACAACAGGTCTTTTTGACTATGTTTGGATCCAATTCTACAACAACCCTCCTTGCCAATATACTTCTGGGGCAATTGGCAACCTTGAAAATGCATGGAAGCAATGGATCACAAGTATCCCTGCCAACAAAATATTCTTGGGGTTACCAGCTTCCTCACAGGCAGCAGGAACTGGCTTCATTCCTTCTGCTGATCTCATATCTCAAGTGCTTCCAGCCATTAAGAATTCTGCCAAGTATGGAGGTGTTATGCTGTGGTCCAGGTACTATGATGTTCAGAGTGGTTACAGTTCTTCTATTAAGAGCTATGTTTGA
- the LOC137805789 gene encoding hevamine-A-like produces the protein MALKSSAVSVSLLCLVLLANGCYGGQIAIYWGQNGNEGTLGEACATGNYDYLILAFLPTFGNGQTPMINLAGHCDPYSNGCTGLSSDIKSCQAKGIKVLLSLGGGAGSYSIASTQDASQIATYLWNNFLGGHSSSRPLGPAVLDGIDFDIEGGSNQHWGDLARFLKGYGMAKQGKQVYITAAPQCPFPDAWIGNALTTGLFDYVWVQFYNNPPCQYTSGGISNLENAWKQWITSIPANKIFLGLPANSQAAGTGFIPSADLISQVLPAIKNSAKYGGVMLWSRYYDAQSGYSSSIRSHV, from the coding sequence ATGGCATTGAAATCATCAGCAGTGTCAGTTTCACTCTTGTGCTTAGTGTTGTTAGCAAATGGTTGTTATGGTGGACAAATTGCTATCTACTGGGGCCAGAATGGAAACGAGGGCACACTGGGAGAGGCTTGTGCCACAGGGAACTATGATTATTTGATCCTAGCCTTTTTGCCAACCTTTGGCAATGGCCAAACTCCTATGATTAATCTTGCTGGTCATTGTGACCCTTACAGTAATGGGTGCACTGGCTTAAGTTCAGACATAAAATCTTGTCAAGCCAAAGGCATCAAGGTGTTGCTGTCTTTAGGAGGAGGTGCTGGAAGCTACTCAATTGCATCCACTCAAGATGCAAGCCAAATAGCCACATACCTTTGGAACAACTTCTTGGGGGGACACTCCTCATCTCGCCCTCTTGGCCCTGCTGTTCTTGATGGCATTGACTTTGACATTGAAGGTGGATCAAACCAACACTGGGGTGATCTTGCTAGGTTCCTTAAAGGGTATGGCATGGCCAAGCAAGGCAAGCAAGTGTATATCACTGCAGCTCCTCAGTGCCCTTTTCCTGATGCTTGGATAGGAAATGCTCTCACTACAGGTCTTTTTGACTATGTTTGGGTCCAATTCTACAACAACCCTCCTTGCCAATACACTTCTGGAGGAATTAGCAACCTTGAAAATGCATGGAAGCAATGGATCACAAGTATCCCTGCCAACAAAATATTCTTGGGGTTACCAGCTAACTCACAGGCAGCAGGAACTGGCTTCATTCCTTCTGCTGATCTTATATCTCAAGTGCTTCCAGCCATTAAGAATTCTGCTAAGTATGGAGGTGTTATGCTGTGGTCTAGGTATTATGATGCTCAGAGTGGATACAGCTCCTCCATCAGGAGCCATGTGTGA